In Paenibacillus sp., one genomic interval encodes:
- a CDS encoding ABC transporter ATP-binding protein: protein MLAIDVEKLRKQFRIQKSREGLKGALQDLFRREYREVTAVNDISFQIPKGEICGYIGENGAGKSTTIKMLTGILVPTSGRIVVNGYVPFQDREAFVRGIGVVFGQRSQLWWDIGVIESFNLLRKVYQVPDRDYKERLDELVQRLDLGDLLNRPVRKLSLGQRMRCEIAAALIHNPSILFLDEPTIGLDIVVKTEIREFLKSLNERYGTTILLTTHDLQDIEALCSRVIMLDDGKIIYDGGLQQLKDTWGRGKEIVFQFASGMPLSELERLTEGLDVRWTRENDYTARAALPRGANVSDALGRVVGAANIRDIRIEETNTDEIVREIYKSGSAEKPEPAAAGVAT from the coding sequence ATGCTGGCCATCGATGTAGAAAAGCTGCGCAAACAATTCCGGATCCAAAAAAGCCGGGAAGGGCTCAAGGGCGCGCTGCAAGATTTATTCCGCCGCGAATACCGAGAGGTGACGGCGGTCAACGATATCAGCTTTCAAATCCCGAAGGGCGAAATTTGCGGGTATATCGGCGAGAACGGCGCCGGCAAATCGACGACGATCAAAATGTTGACCGGCATCCTCGTGCCGACGTCGGGACGCATCGTCGTGAACGGCTATGTGCCGTTCCAAGACCGCGAAGCGTTCGTGCGCGGCATCGGCGTCGTGTTCGGGCAGCGCAGCCAGCTGTGGTGGGACATCGGTGTCATCGAGTCGTTCAACCTGCTGCGCAAGGTGTACCAGGTGCCGGACCGCGATTACAAGGAGCGCCTGGACGAGCTCGTGCAGCGCCTCGATCTTGGCGACCTGCTGAACCGCCCGGTGCGCAAGCTGTCGCTCGGGCAGCGGATGCGCTGCGAAATCGCCGCCGCGCTCATCCATAACCCGTCGATCCTGTTCCTCGACGAGCCGACGATCGGTCTCGACATCGTCGTCAAAACCGAAATTCGCGAGTTCCTCAAATCGCTGAACGAGCGGTACGGCACGACGATTCTGCTCACGACGCACGATCTGCAGGACATCGAAGCGCTCTGCTCGCGGGTCATCATGCTCGACGACGGGAAAATCATTTACGACGGCGGACTCCAGCAGCTGAAAGATACATGGGGAAGAGGCAAAGAGATCGTGTTCCAATTCGCCTCCGGCATGCCGCTGAGCGAGCTGGAGCGCCTTACCGAAGGGCTCGACGTCCGCTGGACGCGGGAGAACGATTACACCGCCCGAGCGGCGCTGCCGCGCGGGGCCAACGTGTCCGATGCGCTCGGGCGCGTCGTCGGCGCGGCGAACATTCGCGACATCCGGATCGAAGAGACGAACACGGACGAAATCGTTCGCGAAATTTACAAATCCGGTTCCGCCGAAAAGCCCGAGCCCGCAGCCGCGGGGGTCGCGACATGA
- a CDS encoding LCP family protein, with protein MKWLRTAVLTIGVLALGVVGYYGYSLYDFFNENEDDSRFKQFNPQPGTVKPQEVAYVPPKWEGTERVNILLLGGDSRGLAKNQVPRSDTIMIASLDPVTKKAHLFSLLRDTYVRIPGHGSDRVNSALVLGGPNLAMRTVGELTGLDIQYYVYTDFEGFIHLIDEIGGIEFYVEKDMKYTTKADGPEYDINLKEGLQHMDGRTALQYVRFRHDALSDFSRTERQRKFMTAVAQKLQTSTSLIRLPQILAAIDPYIESNLTVTEMLKLGALGFEAKANEVVGVQLPPPELLRETSVGGASVLTVDADDLKEFIEEKFAEAPAPAEEPAVNPNDAALGNEPGAGSDG; from the coding sequence ATGAAATGGCTGCGAACCGCCGTATTGACGATCGGCGTATTGGCGCTGGGCGTCGTTGGCTATTATGGATATTCTTTGTACGATTTTTTCAATGAGAACGAAGATGATTCTCGTTTCAAGCAGTTTAACCCGCAGCCGGGCACCGTGAAGCCTCAGGAGGTCGCCTACGTCCCTCCCAAGTGGGAAGGCACCGAGCGGGTGAACATCCTGCTGCTCGGCGGGGACTCGCGCGGCCTCGCGAAAAACCAGGTGCCGCGTTCGGACACGATCATGATCGCCTCGCTCGATCCGGTCACGAAGAAGGCGCATTTGTTCTCGCTGCTGCGGGATACGTACGTGCGCATTCCGGGTCACGGCTCGGATCGCGTCAATTCGGCGCTCGTGCTGGGCGGCCCGAACCTCGCGATGCGCACGGTCGGCGAACTGACCGGCCTCGATATCCAGTATTACGTATACACCGACTTCGAGGGCTTTATCCATTTGATCGACGAAATCGGCGGCATCGAGTTTTACGTCGAGAAGGATATGAAGTACACGACGAAGGCGGACGGGCCGGAATACGACATCAACCTGAAGGAAGGCCTGCAGCATATGGACGGCCGCACGGCACTGCAGTACGTCCGGTTCCGGCACGACGCGCTCAGCGATTTCTCGCGCACCGAGCGGCAGCGCAAGTTCATGACGGCCGTCGCGCAGAAGCTGCAGACGTCGACGTCGCTCATTCGGCTGCCGCAAATTTTGGCGGCGATCGACCCGTACATCGAGTCGAACTTGACCGTGACCGAGATGCTGAAGCTCGGCGCTCTCGGCTTCGAAGCGAAGGCGAACGAGGTGGTCGGCGTACAGCTTCCGCCGCCCGAGCTGCTGCGGGAAACCTCTGTCGGCGGCGCTTCGGTGCTGACGGTGGACGCGGACGACCTGAAGGAGTTCATCGAGGAGAAGTTCGCGGAAGCCCCGGCGCCCGCGGAGGAGCCGGCGGTCAATCCGAACGACGCCGCGCTCGGGAACGAGCCCGGCGCTGGCAGCGACGGCTAA
- a CDS encoding ABC transporter permease, with product MTSAYLELIRIRFLMMLAYRVNYYSGIAIYAINIGAYYFVWSAIFAGKPELGGFTVAQMTTYIAVSWMARAFYFNNLDREISNEIRDGSVAIQFIRPYQYVVVKMMQGLGEGLFRLIMFSVPGMLVASLLFPVSLPRDPAVWGLFLVMLLFSFLINTQINILIGLGAFFLENSEGLMRMKRVAVDLFSGLIIPLSFFPGWAETLLKLLPFQAITYLPATVFTGRTTGDAALEALGVQALWFVLLVGPLVWLWRLARNRLFVQGG from the coding sequence ATGACGTCCGCCTATTTGGAGCTCATTCGCATACGTTTTCTCATGATGCTCGCGTACCGCGTAAATTATTACAGCGGCATCGCCATCTACGCGATCAACATCGGGGCGTACTACTTCGTCTGGTCGGCGATATTCGCGGGCAAGCCGGAGCTCGGCGGCTTTACGGTCGCCCAAATGACGACGTACATCGCGGTATCCTGGATGGCGCGCGCGTTTTATTTCAACAACCTCGACCGCGAAATATCGAACGAAATCCGCGACGGCAGCGTGGCGATCCAATTTATCCGGCCGTACCAATACGTCGTCGTCAAAATGATGCAAGGCCTCGGCGAGGGGTTGTTCCGGCTGATCATGTTTTCGGTGCCGGGCATGCTCGTCGCGAGTCTGCTGTTTCCGGTGTCGCTGCCGCGCGATCCGGCGGTATGGGGCTTGTTCCTGGTCATGCTGTTATTTAGCTTCTTAATTAATACGCAGATTAATATTTTAATCGGTTTAGGAGCGTTCTTCCTCGAAAACAGCGAAGGCCTCATGCGCATGAAGCGCGTCGCCGTCGATTTGTTTTCGGGGCTGATCATCCCGCTGTCGTTTTTCCCGGGCTGGGCCGAAACGCTGCTGAAGCTGCTGCCGTTCCAGGCGATTACGTATTTGCCGGCGACCGTCTTCACCGGGAGGACCACGGGGGACGCGGCGCTGGAAGCGCTCGGCGTGCAAGCGCTATGGTTCGTCCTGCTCGTCGGGCCGCTCGTATGGCTGTGGCGGCTGGCGCGAAACCGGCTGTTCGTGCAAGGAGGATGA
- a CDS encoding ABC transporter permease, whose product MTTAGLFLDYLKTYLKTRLTYRSDFWVEVFSDLLFLAMNLIFIVVIFEHTQLLDGWTREQIIFVYGYFMVPWGVFSAMFNLWGFTERYIVKGEMDRVLTRPVHNLAQLMLENMDPSALISAVIGVAIMGYAWPSLGVTLDWYDPLVFVLLVLGSVMIYGGIYISLTALSFFSDSPTGILPLMWNIQSYGRYPITIYNKILQLVLTWALPFAFVGFYPAAFFLEAEEMIGYALLTPIVGAAFLAIGLFVWNTGVKRYRGAGS is encoded by the coding sequence ATGACGACCGCAGGGCTGTTTCTGGATTATCTCAAAACGTATCTCAAAACGCGGCTCACCTACCGCTCCGATTTTTGGGTGGAAGTGTTCTCGGATCTGCTGTTTTTGGCGATGAACCTCATTTTTATCGTCGTCATTTTCGAACATACGCAGCTGCTGGACGGGTGGACCCGCGAGCAAATCATTTTCGTATACGGGTACTTCATGGTGCCGTGGGGCGTCTTCTCCGCGATGTTTAATTTGTGGGGCTTTACGGAACGGTATATCGTGAAAGGGGAAATGGACCGCGTGCTGACGCGGCCGGTGCACAACCTCGCGCAGCTGATGCTCGAGAACATGGACCCGTCGGCGCTGATTTCCGCGGTCATCGGCGTCGCGATCATGGGGTACGCATGGCCGTCGCTCGGGGTAACGCTCGATTGGTACGACCCGCTCGTGTTCGTGCTGCTCGTGCTCGGCTCGGTCATGATTTACGGCGGCATCTACATTTCGTTGACGGCGCTGTCGTTTTTCTCCGATTCGCCGACGGGCATCTTGCCGCTGATGTGGAACATTCAAAGCTACGGGCGTTACCCGATTACGATTTATAACAAAATTTTGCAGCTGGTGCTGACCTGGGCGCTGCCGTTCGCGTTCGTCGGGTTTTACCCCGCGGCGTTCTTCCTGGAAGCGGAAGAGATGATCGGCTACGCGCTGCTGACCCCGATCGTCGGGGCGGCGTTCCTCGCCATCGGGCTGTTCGTCTGGAACACAGGCGTGAAAAGGTACCGCGGCGCGGGCTCGTAA
- a CDS encoding 5'-nucleotidase C-terminal domain-containing protein, translating to MKRNWLGLGLAAIMTASLTAPTAARASEPFDLTILHINDHHSHLDPQTFDLNVNYDAAQEGEKVRLQLGGMSYISSLIREHRNDRSLLLQSGELNGTLYYSLYKGETDIKAVNALQPDAYMVGNHEFDEGDQHFADLYQTAQFPILAGNIKPTEKSPLYGKLDKPYLIKEVNGEQIAVIGVIKIEKTKESSLISDDVEFIDEIEFVKSAVEEVKKQGINKVIVLSHLGYDFDQLLAAETNDVDLIVGGDTHNLLDSSGEAAALGLLVTGEYPTVVQNADGKNTYIVQAWEYAKAMGKIDLKFDAQGEIVSAAGKPIIPVGGPYRVNEDGQWVEANPTALANIQKAIANNGVLVEGQTDPAMEQIIAPYREALEAEMENVIGSIQETLSNERIPKPFADPKDANGSFAAQIVADSFLYSLPHADVAIQNAGGVRTSFTQGDFTMADAYTMLPFSNTITTLEITGEEISNVLDEAIRYSQGITQSTGAFPYSSHLRYDVYLNAPEGVKSAYNIEVKDRETGEWSSIDMNKTYVVATNSFTALGKDGYVTFEKAVQKDPNVKVETYIHYTVPLVELFTEHLNNGVVAKPNVDSFSLKSVKEWQEESSKASDASEENDAVRTYTVAKGDKLFGIAQKTLNDGKRWKEIYELNKDEIANPHLIYPGQRLVLP from the coding sequence TTGAAAAGAAACTGGCTTGGACTTGGTTTAGCCGCAATCATGACCGCTTCGTTAACCGCCCCGACAGCGGCTCGCGCCTCGGAACCTTTTGATTTGACGATTTTGCACATCAATGACCATCATTCGCATCTGGATCCCCAAACGTTCGATCTGAACGTAAACTACGACGCCGCGCAAGAAGGCGAAAAAGTGCGCCTGCAATTAGGCGGAATGTCTTACATCTCTTCGTTGATTCGCGAACATAGAAACGATCGCTCCTTGCTTTTGCAAAGCGGGGAATTAAACGGAACGCTTTATTACAGCCTGTACAAGGGCGAAACCGACATCAAGGCCGTCAACGCATTACAGCCTGACGCTTACATGGTCGGCAATCACGAATTTGACGAGGGCGACCAACATTTCGCTGATTTGTATCAGACGGCGCAATTCCCGATTTTGGCAGGAAATATAAAGCCGACCGAAAAATCACCGCTCTACGGAAAATTGGACAAGCCGTATCTGATCAAAGAAGTGAACGGTGAACAGATTGCTGTCATCGGTGTCATCAAAATCGAAAAAACGAAGGAATCTTCTCTCATTAGCGATGATGTGGAATTTATTGATGAAATCGAATTTGTGAAGTCGGCGGTGGAAGAAGTTAAGAAGCAAGGCATCAATAAAGTCATCGTGCTGAGCCACTTGGGATACGATTTCGACCAATTGCTGGCAGCGGAAACGAACGACGTCGACCTGATCGTTGGCGGAGATACGCATAACCTGCTCGACTCTTCGGGAGAAGCGGCAGCTCTGGGCTTACTGGTAACCGGCGAGTATCCGACGGTCGTTCAGAACGCGGACGGCAAAAACACTTACATCGTTCAGGCGTGGGAATATGCCAAAGCGATGGGCAAAATCGATTTGAAATTCGATGCGCAAGGCGAAATCGTCAGCGCAGCGGGGAAGCCGATCATTCCGGTCGGCGGACCGTACCGAGTGAATGAAGACGGCCAATGGGTTGAAGCGAACCCGACAGCGTTAGCCAATATTCAAAAGGCCATCGCAAATAACGGCGTTCTGGTCGAGGGCCAAACCGATCCGGCTATGGAGCAAATCATTGCGCCTTACCGGGAAGCGCTCGAGGCCGAGATGGAGAACGTCATCGGCTCCATTCAGGAGACGCTGTCTAACGAGCGGATTCCGAAACCTTTCGCGGACCCGAAAGACGCGAACGGCAGCTTTGCGGCGCAGATCGTTGCCGACTCGTTCTTGTACAGCCTGCCTCATGCCGATGTGGCCATCCAAAATGCCGGCGGCGTAAGAACAAGTTTTACCCAAGGCGATTTTACGATGGCAGATGCGTATACGATGCTGCCGTTTTCTAATACGATTACAACGCTTGAAATCACCGGCGAAGAAATAAGCAATGTTTTAGATGAAGCCATTCGGTATTCGCAAGGAATTACGCAGTCGACAGGCGCGTTCCCCTATTCGTCGCACTTGAGATATGACGTATACTTAAACGCGCCCGAGGGTGTGAAGAGCGCGTACAATATCGAAGTCAAAGATCGGGAGACAGGCGAATGGTCCTCGATCGACATGAATAAAACCTATGTCGTAGCTACGAATTCGTTCACAGCCCTTGGGAAAGACGGATATGTCACTTTTGAAAAGGCCGTTCAAAAAGATCCTAACGTAAAAGTAGAAACTTACATTCACTATACGGTACCGCTTGTCGAGTTATTTACGGAGCACCTGAACAATGGAGTGGTCGCGAAACCGAACGTTGACAGCTTTTCCTTAAAATCTGTCAAAGAGTGGCAGGAAGAATCGTCAAAGGCAAGCGACGCTTCCGAAGAAAATGACGCGGTTCGCACTTATACCGTAGCTAAGGGAGACAAACTCTTCGGAATTGCTCAGAAAACATTAAACGACGGGAAGCGTTGGAAAGAAATTTACGAATTGAACAAAGACGAGATCGCCAACCCCCATTTGATTTACCCGGGTCAAAGGCTTGTACTGCCGTAG
- the sstT gene encoding serine/threonine transporter SstT — MKALLQAWNRISLVKRIVAGMAAGIVLALWMPEAAGIALLGFLFVSALKAVAPVLVLLLVMAAISNHRKGQRTNMGKIVALYGVSTFLAGLTGVVASFLFPVTLSLVEVEQQLTPPDGIAGVLKTLLFNVVDNPVHALMNANYIGILTWAIVLGVALRNASDHTKNTIGHLSDAVSQVVKWVIALAPFGIMGLVFESITANGLASLLEYGKLLLVLIGSMLFTALVVNPLIVYANIRRNPYPLVLSCLKESGMTAFFTRSSAANIPVNMRLCGKMGLNPDTYSVSIPLGATINMAGAAVTISVLTLATVHTLGIEVDFGTAVLLSVLAAVSAVGASGVAGGSLLLIPLACSLFGIPNEIAIQVVGVGFIIGVLQDSFETAINSSSDVVFTATAEYTALRKEGKELTMHG, encoded by the coding sequence GTGAAAGCTTTGCTGCAAGCATGGAATCGAATCAGCCTCGTCAAGCGGATCGTCGCGGGGATGGCGGCGGGGATCGTACTCGCTTTATGGATGCCCGAAGCCGCCGGGATCGCGCTGCTCGGTTTCTTATTCGTATCCGCCTTGAAGGCGGTCGCGCCCGTGTTGGTATTGCTTCTCGTCATGGCGGCCATTTCCAACCATCGGAAAGGCCAACGAACGAATATGGGGAAAATCGTGGCGCTGTACGGCGTAAGCACGTTCCTGGCGGGCTTAACCGGGGTCGTCGCTAGTTTTCTGTTCCCGGTCACGCTGTCGCTCGTCGAGGTCGAGCAGCAGCTGACCCCTCCCGACGGAATCGCGGGAGTGCTGAAGACGCTCCTGTTCAACGTCGTGGACAACCCGGTACATGCCTTGATGAACGCGAATTATATCGGGATTTTGACATGGGCGATCGTGCTCGGCGTCGCGCTGCGGAACGCGAGCGACCATACGAAGAATACGATCGGCCACCTCTCGGACGCCGTTTCCCAAGTCGTCAAATGGGTTATCGCCCTCGCGCCGTTCGGCATTATGGGGCTCGTCTTCGAATCCATTACGGCGAACGGTCTCGCTTCCTTGCTCGAATACGGGAAACTGCTTCTCGTCTTGATCGGAAGCATGCTGTTTACGGCGCTCGTCGTCAATCCGTTGATCGTGTACGCGAACATCCGCAGAAATCCGTATCCGCTCGTGTTGAGCTGCTTGAAGGAAAGCGGGATGACCGCGTTCTTCACGCGAAGCTCGGCGGCCAACATCCCGGTCAACATGAGATTGTGCGGCAAAATGGGCCTGAATCCGGACACCTATTCGGTGTCCATTCCGCTGGGCGCTACGATCAACATGGCGGGCGCCGCGGTGACGATTTCCGTGTTGACGCTCGCGACGGTGCACACGCTCGGCATCGAGGTCGATTTCGGCACGGCGGTGCTGCTCAGCGTACTGGCCGCGGTATCCGCGGTAGGCGCTTCGGGCGTCGCCGGCGGTTCGCTGCTGTTGATTCCGCTGGCCTGCAGCTTGTTCGGCATTCCGAACGAGATCGCGATCCAAGTCGTCGGCGTAGGCTTCATTATCGGCGTGCTGCAGGACTCTTTCGAGACGGCGATCAATTCGTCTTCCGACGTCGTGTTCACGGCTACCGCGGAATATACCGCCCTGCGCAAAGAAGGCAAGGAATTGACGATGCACGGATAA
- the bcp gene encoding thioredoxin-dependent thiol peroxidase, with the protein MSRLEVGAQAPNFTLPAGDGTTFTLSEQRGKKVVLFFYPKDQTPTCTQEACDFRDAYEEFARRGVVVAGISPDSPKSHVRFAEKQNLPYTLLSDEEKKVCEAYGVWVLKKMYGREYMGVERSTFLIGEDGALLREWRKVRVKGHVDAVLDALTQ; encoded by the coding sequence ATGAGTCGACTCGAAGTCGGAGCGCAAGCTCCGAATTTTACGCTGCCGGCGGGGGACGGCACGACGTTCACCCTTAGCGAGCAGCGGGGCAAGAAGGTGGTTCTGTTTTTCTATCCGAAGGATCAAACGCCCACGTGCACGCAGGAAGCCTGCGATTTCCGCGACGCTTACGAGGAATTCGCCAGACGCGGCGTCGTCGTCGCCGGCATTTCGCCGGATTCGCCGAAATCGCACGTCCGCTTCGCGGAAAAGCAGAATCTGCCGTATACGCTGCTGTCCGACGAGGAGAAGAAGGTGTGCGAAGCGTATGGCGTGTGGGTGCTCAAAAAGATGTACGGACGCGAGTATATGGGCGTCGAGCGGTCGACGTTCCTGATCGGGGAAGACGGCGCGCTGCTGCGCGAATGGCGGAAGGTGCGCGTGAAAGGGCATGTCGACGCGGTGCTGGACGCCCTGACGCAATAG
- a CDS encoding glutamate-1-semialdehyde 2,1-aminomutase: MNRTNSEALYQEALKHIVGGVNSPSRSFKAVGGGAPVFMKRGQGAHFWDADGNRYIDYLAAYGPIILGHAHPAVTEAIRRAAEAGTLYGTPTELEIEFSKLLKEAIPSLDKVRFTNSGTEAVMTTIRVARAFTGRTKIIKFAGCYHGHSDLVLVAAGSGPSTLGVPDSAGVPQGVAEQVITVPFNDLDGLKQALERWGAETAAVLVEPIVGNFGIVQPKPGFLEGLCKLAHEAGALVIYDEVISAFRFHWGAASTFLEGANAQEVAAIAPDLTALGKIIGGGLPIGAYGGRADIMEQVAPLGPAYQAGTHAGNPLSVAAGFACVAELRRPGTYERLDALARRLTDGLAQAAASHRVPLTINRVRGAFSTHFCSHPVTNYDEAQDTDGEAFGRFFKGMLDEGVLLAPSKYEAWFLTTAHTEEDVEATIAAAGRVFAKLS; this comes from the coding sequence ATGAACCGTACCAACTCCGAAGCTCTCTACCAAGAAGCGCTCAAGCATATCGTCGGCGGCGTCAACAGCCCGTCGCGCTCGTTCAAAGCCGTCGGCGGCGGCGCCCCCGTGTTCATGAAGCGCGGCCAAGGCGCCCACTTCTGGGACGCCGACGGCAACCGCTACATCGACTACCTAGCGGCGTACGGCCCGATCATCCTCGGCCACGCGCACCCGGCCGTCACCGAAGCCATCCGCCGCGCCGCCGAAGCCGGCACCTTGTACGGCACGCCGACCGAGCTCGAAATCGAGTTTTCGAAGCTGCTGAAAGAAGCTATTCCTTCATTAGATAAAGTGCGCTTTACGAACTCCGGCACCGAGGCGGTCATGACGACGATCCGCGTCGCGCGCGCCTTCACCGGCCGGACGAAAATCATCAAATTCGCCGGCTGCTACCACGGTCATTCCGACCTCGTGCTCGTCGCGGCCGGCTCCGGCCCGTCGACGCTCGGCGTGCCGGACAGCGCCGGCGTGCCGCAGGGCGTCGCCGAGCAGGTGATCACGGTGCCGTTCAACGACCTCGACGGGCTCAAGCAAGCGTTAGAGCGCTGGGGCGCCGAAACCGCCGCCGTGCTTGTCGAGCCGATCGTCGGCAACTTCGGCATCGTGCAGCCGAAGCCCGGCTTCCTCGAAGGGTTGTGCAAGCTGGCGCACGAAGCGGGCGCGCTCGTCATTTACGACGAGGTGATCAGCGCGTTCCGCTTCCATTGGGGCGCCGCGTCCACCTTCCTCGAAGGCGCCAACGCGCAAGAAGTCGCCGCGATCGCGCCGGACCTGACCGCGCTCGGCAAAATCATCGGCGGCGGCCTGCCGATCGGCGCCTACGGCGGCCGCGCGGACATCATGGAGCAGGTCGCGCCGCTCGGCCCGGCATACCAAGCGGGCACGCACGCCGGCAACCCGCTCAGCGTGGCCGCGGGCTTCGCCTGCGTCGCCGAGCTGCGCCGCCCCGGCACGTACGAGCGGCTCGACGCCCTCGCGCGCAGGCTGACCGACGGCCTCGCGCAAGCCGCGGCGTCGCACCGCGTGCCGCTCACGATCAATCGAGTGCGCGGCGCGTTCTCTACGCACTTCTGCAGCCACCCGGTCACGAACTACGACGAGGCGCAGGACACGGACGGCGAAGCGTTCGGCCGGTTCTTCAAAGGTATGCTCGACGAAGGCGTCCTGCTCGCGCCGTCGAAATACGAAGCTTGGTTCCTGACGACCGCCCATACCGAAGAAGACGTCGAGGCGACGATCGCCGCCGCCGGCCGCGTATTCGCAAAACTTTCATAA
- the rlmD gene encoding 23S rRNA (uracil(1939)-C(5))-methyltransferase RlmD, translated as MKRPDTPSGTTERSKSSGKPPARQGARPAAGRTDRRQDAPAPRGRSAERPQRASASADSRPPRQDRPGKPAVSGAAAAPRPGAPARPPRPGRSGPPSARPGAAPRADAQAAARPPRQDRPGKPAVSRTAAAPRLGAPAPRPRPADGVTAADADRLNAGDTVVVTVKRLGINGEGVGYYRKKAIFVDGALPGEVVRARITKVEPKLLYGEIVKTEKRSPDRVDPFCAWYDACGGCSVQHLAYAAQLREKEAIVREAFSRYAGIEEDKLPIAPVAGMDEPRAYRNKAQLQLGVGEGGEVLAGLYAPGSRRLVDIAGCPVQHGAVNDVMLAVKRIVGELKLPIADARTYGKALDAAPEDGEYAVRAPQRPAARPSAGAKPPRRGPSALRTVVARAARDGGEVQLTFVTTGTELPSERALVNAIRRELPAVVSIAHNVNSDDTPLVFGDKTRVVWGAERMKERLGELTFELSPRAFFQLNPDQTAKLYDRAKAAAALTGAETVVDAYSGVGTIALWLARGAAEVRGIEAVPEAVEDARRNAKANGIENASFHAGRAEELLPSWAEAGFRPDVVVVDPPRSGCDRQLLDALTRVRPKRIVYVSCNPSTLAKDAAVLLAHGRYRLASVEPVDMFPHTAHVECCALFVRKDA; from the coding sequence ATGAAACGCCCCGACACGCCTTCCGGAACAACGGAGCGCAGCAAATCCTCGGGCAAGCCTCCGGCTCGCCAAGGCGCTCGCCCGGCGGCCGGCCGAACGGACCGGCGCCAGGACGCCCCTGCGCCGCGCGGCCGCAGCGCCGAACGACCGCAGCGCGCGAGCGCATCGGCGGACTCCCGCCCGCCGCGGCAAGACCGCCCCGGCAAGCCCGCAGTCTCGGGCGCAGCGGCGGCCCCTCGCCCCGGCGCTCCCGCGAGGCCGCCTCGACCCGGCCGCTCCGGCCCGCCTTCGGCGCGCCCCGGCGCCGCCCCGCGCGCGGACGCGCAGGCGGCTGCCCGCCCGCCGCGGCAAGACCGCCCCGGCAAGCCCGCGGTCTCGCGCACAGCGGCGGCCCCTCGCCTCGGCGCTCCCGCGCCTAGGCCGCGCCCGGCCGACGGCGTCACCGCCGCCGATGCCGACCGTCTAAACGCAGGCGACACGGTCGTCGTCACCGTCAAGCGGCTCGGCATTAACGGCGAAGGCGTCGGCTACTACCGCAAGAAGGCGATCTTCGTCGACGGCGCGCTGCCGGGCGAAGTCGTCCGCGCGCGCATTACGAAGGTCGAGCCGAAGCTCTTGTACGGCGAAATCGTCAAAACGGAAAAGCGCTCGCCCGACCGCGTCGATCCGTTCTGCGCCTGGTACGACGCTTGCGGCGGCTGCTCCGTGCAGCACCTCGCCTACGCGGCGCAGCTTCGCGAGAAGGAGGCGATCGTCCGCGAAGCGTTCTCCCGCTACGCCGGCATCGAGGAGGACAAGCTGCCGATCGCCCCCGTCGCCGGCATGGACGAGCCCCGCGCGTACCGCAACAAGGCGCAGCTGCAGCTCGGCGTCGGCGAAGGCGGCGAAGTGCTGGCGGGCCTATACGCCCCAGGCTCCCGCCGCCTCGTCGATATCGCCGGCTGTCCCGTGCAGCACGGCGCCGTGAACGACGTCATGCTGGCGGTCAAGCGCATCGTCGGCGAGCTGAAGCTGCCGATCGCCGACGCGCGGACGTACGGCAAGGCGCTCGACGCCGCGCCGGAAGACGGCGAATACGCCGTCCGCGCGCCGCAGCGTCCTGCAGCTCGCCCGAGCGCCGGCGCGAAGCCGCCGCGCCGCGGCCCCTCCGCGCTGCGCACCGTCGTCGCCCGCGCGGCGCGTGACGGCGGCGAAGTGCAGCTCACGTTCGTCACGACGGGAACCGAGCTGCCGAGCGAACGCGCCCTCGTGAACGCGATTCGCCGCGAGCTGCCGGCCGTCGTCTCGATCGCGCACAACGTGAACTCGGACGACACGCCGCTCGTCTTCGGCGACAAAACCCGCGTCGTCTGGGGCGCGGAGCGGATGAAGGAGCGACTCGGCGAGCTGACGTTCGAGCTGTCGCCGCGCGCCTTCTTCCAGCTCAATCCCGACCAGACGGCGAAGCTGTACGACCGCGCGAAGGCGGCGGCCGCGCTGACCGGCGCGGAAACGGTCGTCGACGCCTACAGCGGCGTCGGCACGATCGCGCTGTGGCTCGCCCGCGGCGCGGCGGAGGTGCGCGGCATCGAAGCGGTGCCGGAAGCGGTCGAGGACGCGCGCCGCAACGCGAAGGCGAACGGCATCGAGAACGCCTCGTTCCACGCCGGCCGCGCGGAGGAGCTGCTGCCGAGCTGGGCCGAGGCCGGCTTCCGCCCGGACGTCGTCGTCGTCGACCCGCCCCGCTCCGGCTGCGACCGCCAGCTGCTCGACGCGCTGACGCGCGTCCGCCCGAAGCGGATCGTCTACGTCTCGTGCAACCCGTCGACGCTGGCGAAGGACGCCGCCGTCCTGCTCGCGCACGGCCGCTACCGCCTCGCGTCCGTGGAGCCGGTGGACATGTTCCCGCACACGGCGCATGTGGAGTGCTGCGCGCTGTTCGTTCGGAAGGATGCGTAA